In one Culex quinquefasciatus strain JHB chromosome 2, VPISU_Cqui_1.0_pri_paternal, whole genome shotgun sequence genomic region, the following are encoded:
- the LOC6037382 gene encoding protein gustavus isoform X1, which translates to MELARKRYKSSRGPVLRSSERRRPQSISSSTSTLLPRVVLNRIDPREFERIRVSYKVAIRSTRSSRSSSSVHPGMNMGQKISGGVKTVSSRDQPSPFIPKIPRELAAHFQRPPRLDLLLDMPPVARETQVKYSWNSEDRSLNVFVKEDDKMTFHRHPVAQSTDCIRGKVGFTKGLHVWEVFWSTRQRGTHAVIGVATSEAPLHSVGYQSLVGSNDQSWGWDLGRNMLYHNSKTCPGVTYPAILKPDETFLVPDKFLVALDMDEGTLSFIVDGQYLGVAFRGLKGRKLYPIVSAVWGHCEITMKYIGGLDPEPLPLMDLCRRVIRQKIGRTHLEERIEQLQLPQSMKTYLLYRDRR; encoded by the exons ATACAAAAGTAGCCGGGGTCCGGTGCTAAGGTCAAGCGAACGTCGCCGTCCACAGAGTATATCGTCATCCACCTCCACACTGCTGCCCCGCGTGGTGCTAAATCGTATCGATCCCCGGGAGTTTGAGCGTATCCGCGTGTCGTACAAGGTTGCCATCCGGAGCACGCGCAGCAGTCGGTCCAGCAGTAGTGTTCACCCTGGTATGAACATGGGCCAAAAGATCAGCGGAGGTGTCAAAACGGTCAGCAGCCGCGACCAACCATCGCCATTCATTCCGAAGATCCCCCGGGAACTGGCCGCACACTTCCAGCGGCCGCCACGTCTCGATCTCCTGCTCGACATGCCGCCGGTGGCGCGGGAAACACAGGTCAAGTACTCGTGGAACTCGGAGGACCGCTCGCTGAACGTGTTCGTGAAGGAGGACGACAAGATGACATTCCACCGGCATCCGGTGGCGCAGAGCACAGACTGTATACGGGGCAAGGTCGGCTTCACGAAGGGCCTCCACGTGTGGGAGGTGTTCTGGTCGACGCGGCAACGCGGAACGCATGCTGTGATCGGGGTGGCCACATCCGAGGCCCCCCTGCACTCCGTAGGTTATCAAAGTCTGGTCGGCTCCAACGACCAGAGCTGGGGCTGGGACCTCGGGCGCAATATGCTGTACCACAACTCGAAAACCTGCCCCGGCGTCACGTACCCCGCGATACTTAAGCCCGACGAGACCTTCCTAGTGCCGGATAAATTCCTAGTAGCGTTAGACATGGACGAGGGCACGCTCAGCTTCATCGTCGACGGCCAGTATCTGGGGGTGGCCTTCCGGGGGCTCAAGGGCCGGAAGCTGTACCCGATCGTGTCCGCCGTCTGGGGGCACTGCGAGATCACAATGAAGTACATCGGTGGCCTCGATC CCGAACCGCTGCCACTGATGGACCTGTGCCGGCGCGTCATCCGCCAGAAGATCGGCCGGACGCACCTGGAGGAGCGCATCGAACAGCTGCAGCTGCCACAGTCGATGAAAACCTACCTGCTGTACCGGGACCGGAGATAA
- the LOC6037382 gene encoding protein gustavus isoform X2, whose protein sequence is MNMGQKISGGVKTVSSRDQPSPFIPKIPRELAAHFQRPPRLDLLLDMPPVARETQVKYSWNSEDRSLNVFVKEDDKMTFHRHPVAQSTDCIRGKVGFTKGLHVWEVFWSTRQRGTHAVIGVATSEAPLHSVGYQSLVGSNDQSWGWDLGRNMLYHNSKTCPGVTYPAILKPDETFLVPDKFLVALDMDEGTLSFIVDGQYLGVAFRGLKGRKLYPIVSAVWGHCEITMKYIGGLDPEPLPLMDLCRRVIRQKIGRTHLEERIEQLQLPQSMKTYLLYRDRR, encoded by the exons ATGAACATGGGCCAAAAGATCAGCGGAGGTGTCAAAACGGTCAGCAGCCGCGACCAACCATCGCCATTCATTCCGAAGATCCCCCGGGAACTGGCCGCACACTTCCAGCGGCCGCCACGTCTCGATCTCCTGCTCGACATGCCGCCGGTGGCGCGGGAAACACAGGTCAAGTACTCGTGGAACTCGGAGGACCGCTCGCTGAACGTGTTCGTGAAGGAGGACGACAAGATGACATTCCACCGGCATCCGGTGGCGCAGAGCACAGACTGTATACGGGGCAAGGTCGGCTTCACGAAGGGCCTCCACGTGTGGGAGGTGTTCTGGTCGACGCGGCAACGCGGAACGCATGCTGTGATCGGGGTGGCCACATCCGAGGCCCCCCTGCACTCCGTAGGTTATCAAAGTCTGGTCGGCTCCAACGACCAGAGCTGGGGCTGGGACCTCGGGCGCAATATGCTGTACCACAACTCGAAAACCTGCCCCGGCGTCACGTACCCCGCGATACTTAAGCCCGACGAGACCTTCCTAGTGCCGGATAAATTCCTAGTAGCGTTAGACATGGACGAGGGCACGCTCAGCTTCATCGTCGACGGCCAGTATCTGGGGGTGGCCTTCCGGGGGCTCAAGGGCCGGAAGCTGTACCCGATCGTGTCCGCCGTCTGGGGGCACTGCGAGATCACAATGAAGTACATCGGTGGCCTCGATC CCGAACCGCTGCCACTGATGGACCTGTGCCGGCGCGTCATCCGCCAGAAGATCGGCCGGACGCACCTGGAGGAGCGCATCGAACAGCTGCAGCTGCCACAGTCGATGAAAACCTACCTGCTGTACCGGGACCGGAGATAA